The DNA segment CTGCGAGCTGGGCGTCGATAAGATTCGACTCACCGGCGGCGAGCCTTTGTTGCGCCGCGATCTCCCCGAGTTGGTGAGGATGTTAAAGGGGGAGACGGCGGTGGCCGATGTGGCGCTGACCACCAACGGGCTCCTGCTCGAGCGCAAGGCCGCCGAGCTCAAGGCCGCCGGTCTCGACCGGGTGAACATCAGCCTGGATTCGCTCGATCCGCAGCGTTTTCGCGAGATCACCCGCAACGGCACCTTCGAGAAGGCCTGGGCCGGGCTGGAGGCCGCGCTTGAGAGCGGCTTTGCGCCGGTGCGCGTCAACACCCTGCTTCTGGCCGGCATCAACGACGATGAGCTCGACCGCTGGATTGAGCTCACCCGCACCCACCCGGTCGATGTGCGTTTTATGGAGATCATGCCGATTGGGGAAGGCGCGCTGCACGCAAAAGCGGGCCGTTTTGTGAACCTCAGCGAGCTCATCGCCGAGCTGATGGCCACGCGCGGCGTGGTGCCCGATGTGGCCAGGGTGGGCAATGGCCCGGCGCGCTACTACCGCGCCCCGGGCGCGCAGGGCCGCCTGGGCTTTATCACCCCTATCTCCAACCCCTACTGCGACACCTGCGCGCGACTTCGATTGACGTCGACCGGGGAGCTCCGGGCGTGCCTGGCCGTCGATGACCAGCATGAACTCAAAGAGGCCACCCGTAGGCGCGATCGTGAGGCGTTGCGGGCGATTTTTGAGCGCGCGGTCTTTCAGAAACCCGCCGGCCATCAGTGGCGCAAGGGCCACGTGACCGCCGCGGGCATGTCGGCGCTGGGAGGTTGAGATGAAGATCCACGTGCGATTCTTTGCCGGGCTGGCCGCCCGCGCCGGCTGCCGCGATGGTTTCATTCAGGTTGCGCCGGAGCTCGATGAAGATGGGGAGGTGTGTGTCGCCGACGCCCTCTCGGCCATCGAGCAGGAGTTTCCCTCCCTGGCTTCGATGCTCTCGCGGGTGGCGGTGGCGCTGGACGACGCCATCGTCTCGACCTCGACGCCTCTCTATGACGACGCCACCCTCGATCTCCTTCCTCCGGTAAGCGGGGGCACCGACCGCCCCGCAGATCCCTCACGCTGGCTCTCCGAGACCCCGCTCGATATGAGCGCCCTTCTGGCCGAGTGCGAGGATCCGGCCGGCGGCGGCCTCGTCGTCTTCAGCGGTGATGTGCGCAACCACCACGAGGGCCGCCGGGGTGTCACCGCCATCACCTACGAGGCCCACCCGGCGATTGCCGCCCGCGTGTTGCGCGAGCTGGAAGCCGAGGTGCTTGAGCGTTTTGAGGTGTTGCGCTGCCGCATCCAGCATCGCACCGGCCGCGTCGAGGTTGGCCAGGCCTCGGTGCTTGTGATCTGCCGCGCCGCCCACCGCGACGCGGCCTTCGAGGGGGCCCGCTACGCCATCGACACCCTCAAGCTCAAGACCCCCATCTGGAAGCTGGAGCATTACGATGACGGCACCGAACGCTACCTCGACGGCACTCCTCTTCAGCCGGAAGCGAAGGAGTAAGACCTTTCTCGCCATCTTTGCCCCCCGATCGTTTGCCCCCCGATCGTTTGCCCGGGGCTGAGCTCCTGAGGCTCGCCACCTGACACAGGCGCCCGGGCGGATCGCCAGCGACTTTTGATTGAGAATCAGCGAATGAAAGACATCACGCATAAACCCACCAGCGAGCGTTTTGCGCGTGCCTCGGCGATGCTGCGCATCGACCCGGCGATTCTTCAGGCCACGGCTCACGGGCGTAAGACCGATAAGGGAGACGCCATTGAAGCCTCGCGCGTGGCGGGGATTATGGCCGTCAAACGCACCTGGGAGGCGCTTCCTTTCTGCCACCCGCTGCCGATCACGGCCTGCGATGTGCATTTCGACTATCTGCCCGAGGGCATCTACCTGGAGGTCACCGCCACCACCGTCGGCCAGACCGGCGTGGAGATGGAGGCGCTCTACGCGGCCAGCGTCGCGGCGATGAATCTCTACGACATGCTCAAACCCCACGCCTCGGCCGATACCGGGCTCATCAGCGTGACCGACATCAAACTTGTCGAAAAACGCGGCGGAAAGAGC comes from the Lujinxingia sediminis genome and includes:
- the moaA gene encoding GTP 3',8-cyclase MoaA; the protein is MTSSLPSSQLIDRFGRAHRSLRVSVTDRCNLRCSYCMPAEGLPCAPRSELLTFEDITFVVGVACELGVDKIRLTGGEPLLRRDLPELVRMLKGETAVADVALTTNGLLLERKAAELKAAGLDRVNISLDSLDPQRFREITRNGTFEKAWAGLEAALESGFAPVRVNTLLLAGINDDELDRWIELTRTHPVDVRFMEIMPIGEGALHAKAGRFVNLSELIAELMATRGVVPDVARVGNGPARYYRAPGAQGRLGFITPISNPYCDTCARLRLTSTGELRACLAVDDQHELKEATRRRDREALRAIFERAVFQKPAGHQWRKGHVTAAGMSALGG
- a CDS encoding molybdenum cofactor biosynthesis protein; translation: MKIHVRFFAGLAARAGCRDGFIQVAPELDEDGEVCVADALSAIEQEFPSLASMLSRVAVALDDAIVSTSTPLYDDATLDLLPPVSGGTDRPADPSRWLSETPLDMSALLAECEDPAGGGLVVFSGDVRNHHEGRRGVTAITYEAHPAIAARVLRELEAEVLERFEVLRCRIQHRTGRVEVGQASVLVICRAAHRDAAFEGARYAIDTLKLKTPIWKLEHYDDGTERYLDGTPLQPEAKE